TCTCTTTCAGACTTTTCAGCCAATCTGTTGGCTCCATTTCTAAAAGTCCTACAGAATTCCATCACTTTTCACTGTACTGCAAGCCACCGTTGTTGTCACCTGGATTCTGTTATAGCCTTTTTTTAagagtagagagatgagaagcatcagcttatacttggttcactttagttgttcattgattgcttctcaacgtgccttgaccagggggctcaagctgagctagtgaccccttgcccaagccagcgaccttgggatcatgtcaatgatcctgggctcaagctgacgaccctgctctcaagccaacaagcccaccctcaggcgacctcggggttctgAACCAAGGACCCCAGTGTTCTAGGTAGATATTCTATGCACTGTCAGGCTAGCCACCTTTCCCTCTACATTTTATAATCCACAAAACAGTAAGACTGATCCTTtacaaacatgtttttaaatgtttaaacatttatGACATTTCCCTGCTCAAAGCCCTCTACGGCTTCCTATCACATTTAGGTTAAAATTTAAAGTTCTTACTCTGACCTAAATGGGCTCACATGATCTGAAACAATTTTCATTTCACCTCACCTCACTGCCCTAGCCCTATcctctcctacacacacacacacacacacatacacgtgtgCGCACTCCTCCACTGCCTATGACATCCTTGCAAGTCCCCACCTAAGGCTTGTAAATCactgtttttttcccctggaTCATTCTGTTCCTTTATTCAGATTTCTCTATGCCAATAACCTGTCCGCAAGAGGTCTTTACTAACTACTCTTATCCCTTTTCACCCTACTTGATGTTTTTATAGGAATTATTAGTTCCAGACATATTTATTAACTTGTAAgttgtttgtctctctctttgacATACAAAACCCAAGAGGACAAGGATTTCACTTGGTTTGCTTACTGCTGCGTCCCCAGCATCCAGAATAGTGGGTGACCTATAGCAGGAGCTGACTGAATGCCCACTGggtgaataaatgaaaagatctGAAGAAAATGCCAAAACTGCAAAGACATCGTTCACCTCATGCCTCCTGGACAGGTCCTTCTGGCCACTGGTACAGCCACCCTCGCACCAATCTGACAGCCTCACCCTCGTCACTACAGCAGCGTCCTCACTAGCCATCACTGCCAGATTTCTCTTTCTACAGTAATCCCTCCACACCATTCACCActctttcctcaaaaaaaaaaaaaaaaaaaggacgcaGACCCGACAGCCTGGCCCTCTGACCCCTCAATGTCCCAGCTCCCAGCCTCTATCACACTGATTCTCAGTGGGTATTCCCACCCATCCTGGACAGAGCTCTCTCCACTCCCTACAAACAAGGGGCCCTTTCACACTTTCAGCTCTCTGACTTGGACTGTGACTCCCCAGTCCTGACTCAACTGACAGAAGTCTCCTGTGTGGGACTATTCCTGACCACGCCAAGCACAGTCACTTTGCTGACCACGACAGCTGCCACTCCTTGACCTCCCTTGGGCCCTGACCTCATACAGCCTACTCTTCATTTTCATGGATATAGAAGCACTCTGAAGCAGCACCTGGGTCAGATATACCCAGCCATCGCCCCAGCACCTTAGAAGTACTGCAATAATGCTCATGGAGCACAGACTGGCTACCTACCCTATTGGTCCAAGAATAGGCGTCATTCCTCAGTGATGCAAGAGGAAGCCACAGAGACTCACCCACAAACCGGAACTGATTGGGAAATAAGCCAAAGAGCCCCTTGCTGTGCATGGCAAAGAGAATGGCAAAGTAAACAGCCAGGCTTCCCCAGATGAAGAAGTGGTTGATGGCCGTCCAGTAGCCTGTATCCAGCCCAATCTGCAAAAAGCAGGAGCTGTTTCAGGCAGAAGACAAAACCCTGTCCTCTTCCCAGAAACAGAACTGTAGTGCCCAGGATAGGCCCAGAGACAGGAAACCAACTCCTCCCAGAGGTGAGGGCAGCTCTTGGACTACCTCATACCTGCACACTGACCACAATGACCAGTGAAGTAGCCACAGTGACTGCAAAGGACTGGTAGTCAGCCAGCTGAGTGCCATCATCCCGGGTGGCCTCAGCAAACACCCCATAGGGGATGAAGAACATGAGAACAGAGGTGTAGATGCCCTGGGCAATACAAATGAAGAATTCCCGCTTGTTGAAGAGGAGGTTCAGCTGGCCTGGCTCATACAGCTTAGGGTACTCCATGCTCCGCTGCTCGGGGACGTCCTGTGTGGGGAGGACCAGGTCACATAAGAGGGCTCAGAAGCTGCCATTTTGATTCAGGCCTTCTCCATTCTTAGTTCTTTGGCAGCTAGATCCAACCTCCAGCCAACTGCCCTAGtctttgctcagcaacccaggGTAGTTACAGGTCGGCTGTGGCTAAGATGGAGCACCAGCCACACCATGCCCAGCTGGAAAAACTGCCCTTCAGTTTTCCACAGGCAGTGGCACAAGCTTCCCAGGCCCACCACCATCAGTGTGACTCCTTCACAGCAGTGTCCTGCTCCCCCATCCCACTTAATAATCAAACTCCCCCATACCTGATCGAAGACCCCCATAGCCAGGACTGGGAGGGAGGTATATACAATGTTATAAAGAGTGATGAAATACTGGTCATAGACGGTCTGGAAAGAAAatggagagtgagagaggagcgAACACGCAGTCTTTCTTCGCTACAAGTCTGGTGGAAGACAGCAGTGTTGTATATGTGAAGTCCCAAGGAGTTTTCTGGAATTCCCTCTCTGCTCCTTCaacaagcattttttaaaaaacatacactggaCAAAAGCTAGGCCCTAAGGTACTAAGCAATGAACAGAACAGATGCAACCTCTGCCCTGAAGGAACTTACAGACAGGCAACAGAGTGGGCTATGAGCTCAGTACCTGGGCTGAGAAGCCACAGAAGAAGCCAAACCAGAAGTGGACCATGGTGAAAGCAAAGTTCTTGTAGAAGAAATAACAGAGGAATTTGCACATGCGCAGGTAGGACCAGCGCCCATGCACCAGCAGGAGGCGCTGCAGGAACTTGAACTGGGAGAAGGAGTAATCGGAGGCCAGGACAGCCTGGATCCCTTCTTGCCCACTGATGCCCACACCAATGTGGGCTGCTGCAGAGACAAAAGAGGACAAGAGAGTAAAGATGGCCACACATTTCAGAATCCCACCAACGTACGGCTCCCTTCCCCATTAGTCTCCGCTGGTCTTAAGACATCACAAGCCCCTCTCTACCCTCCCACCCAGCCTACACACCTACACAGTCCACACTCACTTTTGATCATGCTGACATCATTGGCTCCATCCCCAATGGCAAGTGTCACAGCCTTCTTGTACTTCTTAACAAGTTCCACCACTTGTGCCTTCTGCAAGGGAGTCACCCGGCAGCAGATAACAGCTTTGCAGGCACAGGCCGTTTCCAGAAACTCCAGCTCCATGTCTGCCTCTAAGGCATGGGCCTGCAACAGAGAGCCCTGAGAGAGCCCCAGTCTTCCCCAGGAGAGACCTGGGAGCCAGCCCCACCCAGTCTCCGTAAAGACCACAACCCCTCAGAAGTTGAAGGAAATGAGAAGAAGGTAAGATATAAAAGCCACACAGAGAAGTGCTCTCTGGAAAGACACTGCCCAAGGTAAGGACGGCAACACTTACCAGACTGTGTCCATTGATGACTAGGGCATACTCCCCAGCGACGGCTTCCAGGACAGAAGTGAGCTTGGAAGAAGTAAGTTTCTCATGGAAAGTGAAGCCATTGCCTATGGTGCGGGACAGGTCCATCATCTTCTCCCGGGCTTTCCTGTGAAGGGAAAATGAACCTGTGCTCTCCCAGGCCCGGAGCAGGGATTCAAGCCCAAGCAGGGCCCAGGAAGCCCTGCCTGACCCAAGGTCACCGTGCAGAGCACCTGCCAGCCTCGGGCCTGTTTACCTGAGCTCCTCCCGCACTTCCAAGACTGTGTGGCCAGTAACGACGAACACTTCCGACATGTCATCCGTCAACATCTTGCAGGAATAGCCAATGTTCACAGCTGTCTCTACCAAGAGAGAATGCAGGAGCTATAAGCAGGCCCCCGACAAGGTCAGCACACTCTCCGGCCTGATGTCCAGGGCTCACGCAAGGACCCAACGGGGCTGCTGTCCAGATGCAGTTTCCCCTGCCCTGCTGGACTCTTACCTTGTTTGTCTCCAGTTAGCACCCAAATCTTGATGTTGGCCAGTGTCAAGAGGGCAATGGTCTCTGGAACTCCCTGCTGAAGCTTGTCCTCAATGGCTGTAGCACCCAGCAGCTGAAATACCACAAGGGTCCCTGGCATGAGGGTCCCAGGCACGAGCCTTCCTTGTGCACCCTTGGCCCATTCTGTAGCCCGTACCATCAGGTCACTTTCAATCTCCTCATAAACGCTGGCCAGCCTGTCCTCCCGGCTGTCCTGGGCCAGACTGGCTTGGAGTCGTCTATCAGCCCATTCCTCATAATACTCTTCATCCAGATCCTTGTAGGCcagaaccagggtcctcagcccTTCCCCCGCATATTCCTGGAGGTAGAGTCAAGAGAGTCACCCCTTACCCCCTCCCACAGCACTGAGAGTAGCAGAACCACAGGGTTCCTCCTCTCCTCACACCTACATTCAGGTGGTCAGTGGTGGCATTGAGCAGCTCTTGGGTGGAGTGGTGGAGTCTGTCCAGCAGGATAGTGTCAGCCCCTTTGCAGTAGAGTCGGATCTTGCCCTCTGGATTTCGCACTGAGTGTGCCAGAggagaaaattccagaaaaattCAGGCAGAAGAAGATGCTAACCTCAACATATCAACAAGAATCACCCTGCACACCTCAGCCATCTGAGACCTGTGTGCTGTCCCAAATCCTTCAGCACCTGGTCTTGGCCTCACCTATAACCGACATCCGCTTCCGGATATTGTTGAAATCCAGAATGGCCAGCAGCTGGTAGGTGATGGCTGTGCCCATCTCGTGGACAGTGATGGTCTTAGGGGTACGAAAGCGGAATACGAAACCAAAGTTCCTGGCTGCAGTGACCAGGGCCCCCTCATCCGGGGACTGGGCTTTGTAGTACAGCTctcctgggaggggagggagaacatgTGTGGTATAAGTGGCCACCCTCTTGGCCACGTGTCCCACCCATGAATCCCCAGTCTTGCCGCCGTGCAGAGCAAGTACCCCAAGCTGGAAGGTACGAGTCAGGTGGGGAGAGCACCAGCCAGCTCCGCGGCTCACCCTCATTCTTTTCCTCTGACATGACAGTGTGACACAAGGACAGGAGGCGGAAGAACTCGTGCGTGTGGGGGTCCCCCATCTTGACAGCCTCCAAGAGGGTAGGGTCCCAGAATAAGAACTTCTTGTCAGCCAGAGGATTGAAGGAGAAGTCAACGGGTTCAGGCCTCTGTGACAAGTAAAAGGGCAATTAGGAAACAGTGGGTTGTCGGGTGGTGTCAACCACCCTTCCCCGTGGAAGGGACTGTCCCCCCCTGTTCTCTGACCTTTCAAGTCACAGTTGGAGAGCCCAAGATCCTGTCCACTGTGGACATCAAAATTCCCACTGCTACCAATTCCTCCTCAAAATACTCATTTCTCCAAGCAGCTTCCATCTCCTGACCAATAACACATCACTCCTAACTCTACCAACCGTTACTGGTCAGGTACCCTATGTTTAACTGGTATACAGTGTAACTGCGGAGGTTAGACCTTACCTCTCCCAGTTCAGCTTTGTGTCCCAGGACATCGAACACGTCACCTACACACAGCCAGGAGAGAAGCAACATCAGAGCGAGAATTCCCTCAGCGCAAGGGGAGAAACCTCCAGCACAGAACCCCCCGAGGTATCTGAAACCCACAACACTAATTATTGAGCAAACATCACACAGATTCACACTGTTGACTCAAGGAACAGGTGGCAACAGGCACCCCAGGAATAAAAGTCATGGCATCCActgctccccatccccatccctgaGACCCACCCAGCTGCTCGCCTCCCTGGGAAGCTCCTATTTTATATCCCTCCCCCGAGGGCTCCCAGGCCGTCTGGGGTACCTTTCACCCTTTAAGCCTATACAACAGACAAGGCCTCACACATAGGTTATAAGGCCTGGGTTAGTACAGAAAGCAGTTATAAAAAGGCTTCTTCTGCATAAAAGTCAGACACCACACACCCTGCCCCAAGCCATCCCAGCACCTCAGCCACAAGTTCCCTGCCGAAGGACCACACTAGAAAGACCATAGTCACATTCCAGAGACTCACAGGCCCCTGGACAGCAACACAGGGTGAGTCTAGCACTCCACCGAGGCAGCCAAGATCCAACCTGGCCGGGACGCCCAGAGGCCAGCGTCTCGGGCTTCAGTTCAAACAGCCAAGGACTCCCCCACTGCCTGGAGCTGAGACCAGGGTCAGAGTGTCAGCAGAGGAGAGGGTAGCACTGCCAGTGTCTGCTCCCTGACATGGGGCACAGAGCGGAGTGGACCTTTCCAAGTACCCACAGACCCCAGTAGGAAAGAAGTAAAACCCCAAATGTCAAGACAACCGTGGGAGCCCCAGGACCACTCGCCTTCCCGGTGAAATGCAAGCCCCCGTCCCCAGTAGTACCACCTACCATAGCTGTGGCCGTTGATGGAGCACTTGTTGAAGACCATGATGTTCTGGGTGAGGGTGCCCGTCTTGTCGGAGAAGATGTACTCCACCTGGCCCAGCTCCTCATTCAGGGTGGTGGTGCGGGCCTCTGCGGGCGTCCGCTTCTTCATGCAGAACATCTTCTTGTCCCAGTTGATGAAGTAGCTGTGGCCCAGGCGAATGACCTCCACACTGCACAGGGGACAGGAGGTAAGGCCAggcgggaagggaaagaggggccCCACCCACTGGGGCTTTCGCTGCAGGTCCTCCAGCTAGGGAGAAACAAGAACAGAGTGACACCTGGGCACAGGAAcctgggtggggaaggggcaaggacAGCCTGAAGGTGGAGCCAGCCACATACAGCCGGCAAAGGAACTCCCCAACCCCGACCCTCTGATGCTCTCCAGATAAAAAGGTGCAAAGGGTCTGGGCAGCTGGGACAGAcagcacagagagagaaggaaggggggctGGAGACAAGGCACTCGACCAGTTCTTACCTCAGGACTAATAACACAGAAACCATGcagagaaaacaagagaaaatgcgagagggaagggagagaaaaaaagagagaaaaataatgaggTCGCTGCTCATGGCACAGCACGACAGGTGCCAGCTCACCAGGGGCCACAGTGGGAGGGGAAGCCAAGGAGGCTCAGCCCACCCCCAATGCCCAAACACAGCTGACACGCTCCTTCCACCTGGCTCAGGGCTCCACAGTCCGACTCCAGGCTTTCAGAAAGAACACGAGGCCAATCGAGAAGCTAACTCCAGAAGGAAGCAGGGCCTCAAAGACCTGATATCAATTCACAATGGCATGGTGCTTTCAACATCCCAAGATCTGTTCACACCTTCTTCTTTGCTAGGTGTTTCCTTTGGGAAACTGTCAAAGAGTTTCAGAAAGTGCCCTGTGTTTAGGTCCAGTACAGCCAAGTACTGGGGTCACATCTGGAACCCTGCTTCTGACCAGAGGCTGCTATCAGGTTCCAGTTCCAGGCAAAAATAAGCTGGCtagactgggatgctaaggacccacgttcgagaccctgaggttgccagcttgagtgcgggctcatctggtttgagcaaaagcccaccagcttggacccaaggttgctggctcgagcaaggggttactcagtctgctgaaggcccacagtgaaggcacatatgagaaagcaatcaatgaacaactaaggtcgcaatgcgcaacgaaaaactaatgattgatgcttctcatctttccgttcctgtctgtctgtccctgtctatccctttctctgactctctctctgtctctgtaaaaaaaaaaattttaattaaaaaaattttttttaaaaagctggctgGAAATATCTTCATGGCCTTTTCTCCCCTCAGCTGATCAAGCACCAACCCCCACTCCCAtctcccccaaacacacacactgtTAACTTGATGAaacttagaaagaaaactttcttaGGCAGCTATCATGGGCTTAGAAAAACATGAACAGCAAAGCTCATGGTTGGAATATAATAAATTAGGATGccccaagtaaacatttaaataatactgAAGAATCAGAGTTACGATGATAATGATGGACATGCTACTACCCAACATTTGTAGAGTCACataatttttaaactgttttccaGTCTAGTATCTTACTTGAAGACATCCCTATAAAGGTGAAGCAGGCATTCCAATTTCACATGAGAAACCTGAGGCCTCCAGTGACTGAGAATTTACCTGAGGTCATGTGACTAGGAAAGCACAAACCTGAGTGTCCTCCTAATGTTCTAGGAAAGCCCTCAGCACAGGAACTCTTATCTCCTATCACTGCCATCAGCACTAGGACTAGGGGGCTAGAGGGTGGGTTTGAGGACTATCTGCGAAATCAGGTATGTTATAtgaacaacaacataaaaaacagCACAGGGGAAGAGTTCTCAGACTCCATAAAACATTTCCTTAGAAACGTTGTACATTCACTCATCTCAAATGCAAGGCACTAAGCACAAAAGAAAATCTCTCTCTTCAGCTACTTCTTCCTCTTGCATCCCACTCTTACCGATCCTTCTCATCTGTCCAGCCCATT
The DNA window shown above is from Saccopteryx bilineata isolate mSacBil1 chromosome 2, mSacBil1_pri_phased_curated, whole genome shotgun sequence and carries:
- the ATP8B2 gene encoding phospholipid-transporting ATPase ID isoform X3; this translates as MALCAKKRPPEEERRARANDREYNEKFQYASNCIKTSKYNILTFLPVNLFEQFQEVANTYFLFLLILQLIPQISSLSWFTTIVPLVLVLTITAVKDATDDYFRHKSDNQVNNRQSQVLINGILQQEQWMNVCVGDIIKLENNQFVAADLLLLSSSEPHGLCYIETAELDGETNMKVRQAIPVTSELGDISKLAKFDGEVICEPPNNKLDKFSGTLYWKENKFSLSNQNMLLRGCVLRNTEWCFGLVIFAGPDTKLMQNSGRTKFKRTSIDRLMNTLVLWIFGFLVCMGVILAIGNAIWEYKVGTRFQVYLPWDEAVDSAFFSGFLSFWSYIIILNTVVPISLYVSVEVIRLGHSYFINWDKKMFCMKKRTPAEARTTTLNEELGQVEYIFSDKTGTLTQNIMVFNKCSINGHSYGDVFDVLGHKAELGERPEPVDFSFNPLADKKFLFWDPTLLEAVKMGDPHTHEFFRLLSLCHTVMSEEKNEGELYYKAQSPDEGALVTAARNFGFVFRFRTPKTITVHEMGTAITYQLLAILDFNNIRKRMSVIVRNPEGKIRLYCKGADTILLDRLHHSTQELLNATTDHLNEYAGEGLRTLVLAYKDLDEEYYEEWADRRLQASLAQDSREDRLASVYEEIESDLMLLGATAIEDKLQQGVPETIALLTLANIKIWVLTGDKQETAVNIGYSCKMLTDDMSEVFVVTGHTVLEVREELRKAREKMMDLSRTIGNGFTFHEKLTSSKLTSVLEAVAGEYALVINGHSLGSLLQAHALEADMELEFLETACACKAVICCRVTPLQKAQVVELVKKYKKAVTLAIGDGANDVSMIKTAHIGVGISGQEGIQAVLASDYSFSQFKFLQRLLLVHGRWSYLRMCKFLCYFFYKNFAFTMVHFWFGFFCGFSAQTVYDQYFITLYNIVYTSLPVLAMGVFDQDVPEQRSMEYPKLYEPGQLNLLFNKREFFICIAQGIYTSVLMFFIPYGVFAEATRDDGTQLADYQSFAVTVATSLVIVVSVQIGLDTGYWTAINHFFIWGSLAVYFAILFAMHSKGLFGLFPNQFRFVGNAQNTLAQPTVWLTIVLTTVVCIMPVVAFRFLKLNLKPDLSDTVRYTQLVRKKQKAQHRCMRRVGRTGSRRSGYAFSHQEGFGELIMSGKNMRLSSLALSSFTTRSSSSWIESLRRKKSDSASSPSGGADKPLKG
- the ATP8B2 gene encoding phospholipid-transporting ATPase ID isoform X4 — protein: MALCAKKRPPEEERRARANDREYNEKFQYASNCIKTSKYNILTFLPVNLFEQFQEVANTYFLFLLILQLIPQISSLSWFTTIVPLVLVLTITAVKDATDDYFRHKSDNQVNNRQSQVLINGILQQEQWMNVCVGDIIKLENNQFVAADLLLLSSSEPHGLCYIETAELDGETNMKVRQAIPVTSELGDISKLAKFDGEVICEPPNNKLDKFSGTLYWKENKFSLSNQNMLLRGCVLRNTEWCFGLVIFAGPDTKLMQNSGRTKFKRTSIDRLMNTLVLWIFGFLVCMGVILAIGNAIWEYKVGTRFQVYLPWDEAVDSAFFSGFLSFWSYIIILNTVVPISLYVSVEVIRLGHSYFINWDKKMFCMKKRTPAEARTTTLNEELGQVEYIFSDKTGTLTQNIMVFNKCSINGHSYGDVFDVLGHKAELGERPEPVDFSFNPLADKKFLFWDPTLLEAVKMGDPHTHEFFRLLSLCHTVMSEEKNEGELYYKAQSPDEGALVTAARNFGFVFRFRTPKTITVHEMGTAITYQLLAILDFNNIRKRMSVIVRNPEGKIRLYCKGADTILLDRLHHSTQELLNATTDHLNEYAGEGLRTLVLAYKDLDEEYYEEWADRRLQASLAQDSREDRLASVYEEIESDLMLLGATAIEDKLQQGVPETIALLTLANIKIWVLTGDKQETAVNIGYSCKMLTDDMSEVFVVTGHTVLEVREELRKAREKMMDLSRTIGNGFTFHEKLTSSKLTSVLEAVAGEYALVINGHSLAHALEADMELEFLETACACKAVICCRVTPLQKAQVVELVKKYKKAVTLAIGDGANDVSMIKTAHIGVGISGQEGIQAVLASDYSFSQFKFLQRLLLVHGRWSYLRMCKFLCYFFYKNFAFTMVHFWFGFFCGFSAQTVYDQYFITLYNIVYTSLPVLAMGVFDQDVPEQRSMEYPKLYEPGQLNLLFNKREFFICIAQGIYTSVLMFFIPYGVFAEATRDDGTQLADYQSFAVTVATSLVIVVSVQIGLDTGYWTAINHFFIWGSLAVYFAILFAMHSKGLFGLFPNQFRFVGNAQNTLAQPTVWLTIVLTTVVCIMPVVAFRFLKLNLKPDLSDTVRYTQLVRKKQKAQHRCMRRVGRTGSRRSGYAFSHQEGFGELIMSGKNMRLSSLALSSFTTRSSSSWIESLRRKKSDSASSPSGGADKPLKG
- the ATP8B2 gene encoding phospholipid-transporting ATPase ID isoform X2; the encoded protein is MTVPKEKPEKWARAGAPLSWSRKKPSWGTEEERRARANDREYNEKFQYASNCIKTSKYNILTFLPVNLFEQFQEVANTYFLFLLILQLIPQISSLSWFTTIVPLVLVLTITAVKDATDDYFRHKSDNQVNNRQSQVLINGILQQEQWMNVCVGDIIKLENNQFVAADLLLLSSSEPHGLCYIETAELDGETNMKVRQAIPVTSELGDISKLAKFDGEVICEPPNNKLDKFSGTLYWKENKFSLSNQNMLLRGCVLRNTEWCFGLVIFAGPDTKLMQNSGRTKFKRTSIDRLMNTLVLWIFGFLVCMGVILAIGNAIWEYKVGTRFQVYLPWDEAVDSAFFSGFLSFWSYIIILNTVVPISLYVSVEVIRLGHSYFINWDKKMFCMKKRTPAEARTTTLNEELGQVEYIFSDKTGTLTQNIMVFNKCSINGHSYGDVFDVLGHKAELGERPEPVDFSFNPLADKKFLFWDPTLLEAVKMGDPHTHEFFRLLSLCHTVMSEEKNEGELYYKAQSPDEGALVTAARNFGFVFRFRTPKTITVHEMGTAITYQLLAILDFNNIRKRMSVIVRNPEGKIRLYCKGADTILLDRLHHSTQELLNATTDHLNEYAGEGLRTLVLAYKDLDEEYYEEWADRRLQASLAQDSREDRLASVYEEIESDLMLLGATAIEDKLQQGVPETIALLTLANIKIWVLTGDKQETAVNIGYSCKMLTDDMSEVFVVTGHTVLEVREELRKAREKMMDLSRTIGNGFTFHEKLTSSKLTSVLEAVAGEYALVINGHSLAHALEADMELEFLETACACKAVICCRVTPLQKAQVVELVKKYKKAVTLAIGDGANDVSMIKTAHIGVGISGQEGIQAVLASDYSFSQFKFLQRLLLVHGRWSYLRMCKFLCYFFYKNFAFTMVHFWFGFFCGFSAQTVYDQYFITLYNIVYTSLPVLAMGVFDQDVPEQRSMEYPKLYEPGQLNLLFNKREFFICIAQGIYTSVLMFFIPYGVFAEATRDDGTQLADYQSFAVTVATSLVIVVSVQIGLDTGYWTAINHFFIWGSLAVYFAILFAMHSKGLFGLFPNQFRFVGNAQNTLAQPTVWLTIVLTTVVCIMPVVAFRFLKLNLKPDLSDTVRYTQLVRKKQKAQHRCMRRVGRTGSRRSGYAFSHQEGFGELIMSGKNMRLSSLALSSFTTRSSSSWIESLRRKKSDSASSPSGGADKPLKG
- the ATP8B2 gene encoding phospholipid-transporting ATPase ID isoform X1; the protein is MTVPKEKPEKWARAGAPLSWSRKKPSWGTEEERRARANDREYNEKFQYASNCIKTSKYNILTFLPVNLFEQFQEVANTYFLFLLILQLIPQISSLSWFTTIVPLVLVLTITAVKDATDDYFRHKSDNQVNNRQSQVLINGILQQEQWMNVCVGDIIKLENNQFVAADLLLLSSSEPHGLCYIETAELDGETNMKVRQAIPVTSELGDISKLAKFDGEVICEPPNNKLDKFSGTLYWKENKFSLSNQNMLLRGCVLRNTEWCFGLVIFAGPDTKLMQNSGRTKFKRTSIDRLMNTLVLWIFGFLVCMGVILAIGNAIWEYKVGTRFQVYLPWDEAVDSAFFSGFLSFWSYIIILNTVVPISLYVSVEVIRLGHSYFINWDKKMFCMKKRTPAEARTTTLNEELGQVEYIFSDKTGTLTQNIMVFNKCSINGHSYGDVFDVLGHKAELGERPEPVDFSFNPLADKKFLFWDPTLLEAVKMGDPHTHEFFRLLSLCHTVMSEEKNEGELYYKAQSPDEGALVTAARNFGFVFRFRTPKTITVHEMGTAITYQLLAILDFNNIRKRMSVIVRNPEGKIRLYCKGADTILLDRLHHSTQELLNATTDHLNEYAGEGLRTLVLAYKDLDEEYYEEWADRRLQASLAQDSREDRLASVYEEIESDLMLLGATAIEDKLQQGVPETIALLTLANIKIWVLTGDKQETAVNIGYSCKMLTDDMSEVFVVTGHTVLEVREELRKAREKMMDLSRTIGNGFTFHEKLTSSKLTSVLEAVAGEYALVINGHSLGSLLQAHALEADMELEFLETACACKAVICCRVTPLQKAQVVELVKKYKKAVTLAIGDGANDVSMIKTAHIGVGISGQEGIQAVLASDYSFSQFKFLQRLLLVHGRWSYLRMCKFLCYFFYKNFAFTMVHFWFGFFCGFSAQTVYDQYFITLYNIVYTSLPVLAMGVFDQDVPEQRSMEYPKLYEPGQLNLLFNKREFFICIAQGIYTSVLMFFIPYGVFAEATRDDGTQLADYQSFAVTVATSLVIVVSVQIGLDTGYWTAINHFFIWGSLAVYFAILFAMHSKGLFGLFPNQFRFVGNAQNTLAQPTVWLTIVLTTVVCIMPVVAFRFLKLNLKPDLSDTVRYTQLVRKKQKAQHRCMRRVGRTGSRRSGYAFSHQEGFGELIMSGKNMRLSSLALSSFTTRSSSSWIESLRRKKSDSASSPSGGADKPLKG